The Kluyveromyces lactis strain NRRL Y-1140 chromosome B complete sequence genome contains a region encoding:
- the HMG1 gene encoding hydroxymethylglutaryl-CoA reductase (NADPH) HMG1 (similar to uniprot|P12683 Saccharomyces cerevisiae YML075C HMG1 One of two isozymes of HMG-CoA reductase that catalyzes the conversion of HMG-CoA to mevalonate which is a rate-limiting step in sterol biosynthesis localizes to the nuclear envelope overproduction induces the formation of karmellae) — protein MPLLFKELKYVVKPFANLAKFSAKHPIHVILISLLIAATTYLSVIEHYFNGWSVESRGLLSYQGSLSSNSVEDDCTHYHFTPETAQWTEVSYEDVEKLRYQSIPIDHYYLLPFEFHSNNKSLEWPKLEGSVYQNGSVEYLLKDEFNVSKTLKSEDETEWTLRAHRYKLHDVKIFVISVYQDLFNRINSAEPFDIFIVGTAYVAMAYTLISLFIEMRVTGSKFWIALAAVVNSGTAFFVALYATQKICNKPVTALSLIEGVPFVVVIVGFKHKIKLAKYVVDQFKRFDVSQKVTTYQVVYDAMLNEGQRLVQDHLLCLIAFGGCAVYASSLSALSNFCFFCAVLLGFDLFITSTFFAAVLALKLEINIIHRATTIKQTLEEDGVVPSTAGIISDSETLKKNKILRSNTTLTLGKLLFVAGFIFFNFYNFSARWTYETFATLYAKSTTTELPTFITSVIPNKSKSVLISVAPSQFYEPTKAYFQVEDNILSLIRYISIAIRDRFVSKVLIFSLVISASINVYLLNAARIHTELTANDIQKQRASKKSFKSHTVHNENQSPSSSASNETKVEKPAETVPDVVSDHDSETESESDQEPTTVRSLEELVTELKDGKVKSLKNKEVVSLVVNNKLPLYALEKQLGDTTRAVVVRRKALAILADAPVLSTERLPYKHYDYDRVFGACCENVIGYMPLPVGVIGPLMIDGVYYHIPMATTEGCLVASAMRGCKAMNAGGGVQTVLTKDGMTRGPCVRFPSLARAGACKIWLDSEEGQNRVKKAFNSTSRFARLQHIQTALAGDLLFIRFRTTTGDAMGMNMISKGVEFSLKQMVEEFGWNDMEIVSVSGNFCMDKKPAAINWIEGRGKSVVAEATIPGDVVRKVLKSDVKALVDLNISKNLIGSAMAGSVGGFNAHASNLVSAVFLALGQDPAQNVESSNCITLMKEVDGDLRISVSMPSIEVGTIGGGTILEPQGAMLDLLGVRGPHPTQPGNNARQLAKIVASAVMAGELSLCSALAAGHLVQSHMVHNRAKQPATDGSTTNNATATATATPLTNGKKPLTPEELKTLKEGSVICIKS, from the coding sequence ATGCCTCTacttttcaaagagttgaagTATGTGGTTAAGCCATTCGCCAATTTAGCCAAATTTTCGGCTAAACATCCAATTCACGTTATTTTGATCTCACTACTAATTGCAGCAACTACATATTTATCGGTAATTGAACATTATTTCAATGGATGGTCGGTAGAGAGCCGAGGGTTACTTTCTTACCAGGgctctctttcttcaaactctGTAGAGGATGACTGCACTCACTATCATTTCACACCCGAAACTGCACAATGGACAGAAGTTTCCTACGAAGATGTAGAAAAGCTTAGATATCAATCTATCCCAATTGATCACTACTATTTGTTGCCATTTGAGTTCCATTCTAATAACAAAAGTTTAGAGTGGCCTAAACTTGAAGGAAGCGTCTACCAAAATGGATCTGTTGaatatttattgaaagatgagTTCAATGTCTCTAAGACATTGAAATCAGAAGATGAGACTGAGTGGACTCTAAGAGCTCACAGATACAAGCTACACGACGTCAAGATTTTTGTTATCTCGGTATATCAGGATCTTTTTAACAGAATTAACTCTGCAGAACCGTTCGATATTTTCATCGTTGGTACTGCTTACGTTGCAATGGCATATActttgatatctttattCATCGAAATGCGAGTTACTGGATCTAAATTCTGGATTGCTTTAGCTGCTGTGGTCAACTCAGGAACTGCTTTTTTTGTCGCACTTTACGCAACTCAAAAGATTTGCAACAAACCAGTAACCGCACTGAGTTTGATTGAAGGTGTTCCATTCGTTGTGGTTATTGTTGGTTTCAAGCATAAGATTAAGTTGGCCAAGTACGTAGTGGACCAGTTCAAGAGATTCGATGTCTCACAAAAGGTAACGACTTATCAAGTCGTCTATGATGCAATGTTGAACGAAGGTCAACGTCTCGTTCAAGATCATTTGTTATGTCTTATCGCTTTTGGTGGTTGTGCCGTGTATGCTTCGTCCTTATCCGCTCTTTCGAActtttgcttcttctgtGCTGTATTATTAGGATTTGATTTGTTCATCACATCAACTTTCTTTGCAGCAGTCTTAGCACTTAAATTGGAAATAAATATTATCCACAGGGCTACCACCATCAAACAAAcattagaagaagatggtgTGGTTCCATCGACTGCTGGTATCATATCTGATTCCGAAACactgaaaaagaataaaatcTTGAGGTCTAATACAACTTTGACATTGGGTAAGCTTTTATTCGTAGCAGgcttcatttttttcaatttctatAACTTTAGTGCTAGGTGGACTTATGAGACATTCGCAACTCTGTATGCGAAAAGTACTACTACTGAACTACCAACATTCATTACTTCTGTTATTCCAAACAAAAGTAAAAGTGTTCTAATTTCTGTCGCTCCTTCGCAGTTCTACGAACCAACTAAAGCCTATTTCCAAGTTGAAGATAACATTTTGTCCCTTATTCGTTACATCTCTATTGCTATTCGCGACAGATTTGTCAGCAAAGTTCTAATATTCTCGTTAGTGATAAGTGCATCTATCAACGTATATCTATTGAATGCGGCTAGAATCCACACCGAATTAACCGCCAATGATATTCAAAAGCAGCGCGCTTCCAAAAAATCTTTCAAGTCTCATACTGTACACAACGAAAACCAGTCTCCCTCGTCCAGTGCCAGCAACGAAACTAAGGTCGAAAAACCGGCGGAGACTGTTCCAGACGTTGTCTCTGATCATGACAGTGAAACTGAAAGTGAATCTGACCAAGAACCAACCACTGTCCGTTCGTTAGAAGAATTAGTGACCGAATTAAAGGATGGTAAAGTtaaatcattgaaaaataaagagGTTGTATCATTAGTTGTCAACAATAAGTTACCTCTTTACGCTTTGGAGAAACAATTAGGCGATACAACCCGTGCTGTTGTCGTTCGTCGTAAGGCTCTTGCTATATTAGCTGATGCCCCTGTTTTGTCTACTGAACGTCTTCCATATAAACATTACGATTACGATCGAGTATTTGGTGCCTGTTGTGAAAATGTCATTGGTTACATGCCTCTACCGGTTGGTGTTATTGGTCCTTTGATGATCGATGGTGTGTACTATCACATTCCAATGGCAACCACTGAAGGTTGTCTTGTTGCATCTGCTATGAGAGGTTGTAAGGCCATGAATGCAGGTGGTGGTGTACAAACTGTCTTGACCAAGGATGGTATGACAAGAGGTCCTTGTGTTCGGTTCCCCTCGTTAGCCAGAGCTGGTGCTTGTAAGATCTGGTTAGATTCAGAAGAAGGTCAAAACAGGGTTAAGAAGGCGTTCAACTCAACATCAAGATTTGCTCGTCTTCAACATATACAGACAGCATTGGCTGGTGATTTATTGTTCATTCGTTTCAGAACCACTACTGGAGATGCCATGGGGATGAATATGATTTCTAAGGGTGTTGAATTCTCATTAAAACAAATGGTGGAAGAATTTGGATGGAACGATATGGAAATTGTTTCAGTTTCGGGTAACTTCTGTATGGATAAGAAACCAGCTGCTATCAATTGGATTGAAGGGCGTGGTAAGAGTGTCGTTGCAGAGGCTACAATCCCAGGTGATGTCGTTAGAAAAGTGTTGAAGAGTGATGTCAAGGCGTTAGTTGATTTGAACATCTCAAAGAACTTAATTGGATCTGCCATGGCAGGTTCTGTTGGTGGATTTAATGCACATGCATCGAATTTAGTCAGTGCTGTGTTCTTGGCTCTCGGCCAGGATCCAGCTCAAAACGTGGAATCTTCCAATTGTATAACGTTGATGAAGGAAGTGGACGGAGATTTGAGAATCTCTGTCTCTATGCCATCCATCGAAGTTGGTACCATTGGTGGTGGTACCATACTTGAACCACAAGGGGCAATGTTAGACCTCTTAGGCGTACGTGGTCCACATCCAACACAACCAGGTAATAACGCCCGTCAATTAGCTAAGATCGTCGCCAGTGCTGTTATGGCTGGTGAACTATCTCTATGTAGTGCGTTGGCCGCAGGACATTTGGTACAAAGTCACATGGTCCACAACAGGGCCAAACAACCAGCAACTGATGGATCTACAACCAACAATGCCACTGCCACTGCCACGGCAACACCATTGACCAATGGCAAGAAGCCCTTGACCccagaagaattgaaaactttgaaagaaggGTCAGTTATTTGCATCAAGTCGTGA
- the FPR3 gene encoding peptidylprolyl isomerase FPR3 (highly similar to uniprot|Q06205 Saccharomyces cerevisiae and to YML074c uniprot|P38911 Saccharomyces cerevisiae), producing the protein MSDLLPLAAYNLNIEPYTPTPAIDVTTPVTVRITMAAIDPEALDDEKNPSTLRIIKRNPDYDDEDDAGGLLGDYDEDELDISEEEEEEEEKSKSKKGKGKGKSKKQEEEEEEEEEDEDEGDEELIEIDTDDEFQEFVLATLSPKTQYQQSLDIVIAPEEEVQFIVTGSYRVSLTGNYVKHPFDAPGYDDEDDDEEDDESYDEDEDDYLTPDEEADLEELEDASDVEAKIQELVEKEQSKSKKNNKRKQPEPEEEEEEEEEEEEEQKLVEETKKNKKAKKEKKVEFKKDLEEGPTKKEEKKEEKKEKPKTKVLEGGIIIEDRVTGKGKACKKGSKVGMRYIGKLKNGKVFDKNTSGKPFVFNLGRGEVIKGWDIGVAGMAVGGERRIVIPAPYAYGKQALPGIPANSELTFDVKLVSLK; encoded by the coding sequence ATGTCTGACCTATTACCTTTAGCTGCTTACAATTTGAACATCGAGCCATACACTCCAACCCCGGCCATTGATGTTACCACGCCTGTTACCGTGCGTATCACCATGGCTGCTATCGATCCAGAAGCTTTGGATGATGAGAAGAACCCATCTACTTTGAGAATTATCAAGAGAAACCCAGACTAcgacgatgaagatgatgctgGTGGTTTGTTGGGTGATTACGACGAAGATGAATTAGACATTTCcgaagaggaagaagaagaggaggaaAAGTCAAAGTCTAAGAAGGGTAAGGGTAAGGGTAAGTCCAAGAAGcaagaagaggaagaggaagaggaagaggaagatgaagatgaaggCGATGAAGAACTTATCGAAATTGACACCGATGACGAATTCCAAGAATTCGTCCTAGCGACTTTGTCACCAAAGActcaatatcaacaatcTTTGGATATTGTAATTGctccagaagaagaagttcaaTTCATTGTTACTGGTTCTTACCGTGTTTCTCTAACCGGTAACTATGTCAAGCACCCATTCGATGCACCAGGTTacgatgacgaagatgacgatgaagaagacgatgaaagctacgatgaagatgaagacgacTATCTAACCCCggatgaagaagctgatCTGGAAGAGTTAGAAGATGCTAGCGACGTTGAAGCTAAGATCCAAGAGCTTGtcgaaaaagaacaatCTAAGTCtaagaagaacaacaagagaaagcaaccagaaccagaagaggaagaggaagaggaagaggaagaggaagaggaacaAAAGCTagttgaagaaactaaaaagaacaagaaggctaagaaagaaaagaaggttgaattcaagaaagacCTAGAAGAAGGACCAaccaagaaagaagaaaagaaggaagaaaagaaagaaaagcCAAAGACCAAGGTGCTTGAAGGTGGTATCATCATCGAAGACCGTGTCACTGGTAAGGGTAAGGCTTGCAAGAAGGGCTCCAAGGTCGGTATGAGATACATTGGTAAGCTAAAGAATGGTAAGGTCTTTGACAAGAACACCAGCGGTAAACCATTCGTTTTCAACTTGGGCCGTGGTGAAGTCATCAAAGGTTGGGATATCGGTGTTGCCGGTATGGCCGTCGGTGGTGAACGTAGAATCGTCATCCCTGCTCCATATGCGTACGGTAAACAAGCTCTTCCAGGTATTCCAGCTAACTCCGAATTGACTTTCGACGTTAAGTTGGtctctttgaaataa
- the RPL6A gene encoding 60S ribosomal protein eL6 (highly similar to uniprot|P05739 Saccharomyces cerevisiae YLR448W), giving the protein MAQAQKWYPAEEVPAPKQTRKAARPQKLRASLVPGTVLILLAGRFRGKRVVYLKHLEDNTLLVSGPFKVNGVPLRRVNARYVIATSTRVSLEGVNTEKFNVAYFSREKLSRKQRAEANFFNEDQPKKEIKAERIEDQKNIDKALLAEIKKTPLLKQYLAATFSLKNGDRPHLLKF; this is encoded by the exons ATGGCTCAA GCTCAAAAGTGGTATCCAGCTGAAGAAGTCCCAGCTCCAAAGCAAACCAGAAAGGCCGCTAGACCACAAAAGTTGCGTGCCTCCTTGGTCCCAGGTACCGTCTTGATTTTGTTGGCTGGTCGTTTCAGAGGTAAGAGAGTTGTCTACTTGAAGCACTTGGAAGACAACACCTTGTTGGTTTCCGGTCCATTCAAGGTTAACGGTGTTCCATTGAGAAGAGTCAACGCTCGTTACGTCATTGCTACCTCTACCAGAGTCTCCTTGGAAGGTGTTAACACTGAAAAGTTCAACGTCGCTTACTTCTCCAGAGAAAAGTTGTCAAGAAAGCAAAGAGCTGAAGccaacttcttcaacgaaGACCAaccaaagaaggaaatcAAGGCTGAAAGAATCGAAGACCAAAAGAACATCGATAAGGCTTTGTTGGctgaaatcaagaagacCCCATTGTTGAAGCAATACTTGGCTGCTActttctctttgaagaacgGTGACAGACCTCACTTGTTGAAATTCTAA
- the TCB3 gene encoding Tcb3p (similar to uniprot|Q03640 Saccharomyces cerevisiae YML072C TCB3 Contains three calcium and lipid binding domains localized to the bud green fluorescent protein (GFP)-fusion protein localizes to the cell periphery mRNA is targeted to the bud via the mRNA transport system involving She2p C-terminal portion of Tcb1p Tcb2p and Tcb3p interact), with protein MLQEEPRTGRPIPVGAETPGDPVTADNNPLLQARTSESVSSGKKSKETRDEDEQEKLPDVIPVSAAQNVVKMSPPNKEGAIDNIPLEVLDPKRFKRAPPRESNMVDTSIDTATYRADQQKIESLTKSIEEEKPEYLFPWFSVGGFNVVKNPATQMKSSRVVKSYVVENYYNDWYSNTAGVVGTCFFSWLLSYLNFSWWSLGFVFFCTASVYRAEFRRFNRNIRDDMKRITVEETLSDRTESSVWLNSFLSKFWTIYMPVLSQQVKDAVNPQLAGVAPGYGIDALSLNEFTLGTKAPTIDAIKSYTKKGDGVVEMDWTVSFTPNDESNMTPKEAKNKINPKIALGVTIGKGFVSKSLPVLMEDINVAGTAHITLKFGDVFPNIKTVSVSMLEPPLIDFALKPIGGDTLGLDIMSFLPGLKTFVKTMINSNVGPMLYAPNQLDIDVEEIMAAQSQDAIGVVAVTIDSASDLKTSDILSTSVDPYIKFTTEKGIIGNENDLRTTVKSDTRNPRWNETKYLLVNSLDQKLNLTCYDFNDVRKDALIGSFDIDLSELYQKPAQEHLSKDLVARGKSKGVLNYSIDWFPVMEKEGTKSAEESSEKADASDDEDSEGSEDTETSENDSDVGIMKFTLHKVKYLNKSAALTGFLSPCAELFIDGKKVKSYRTLRRINEPSWEETIEILIPSKSKSELSLKLYDDQMHGKRQLAEYTASMEDVIELFEQGQTFVQASPQGEIYITSSWKPVAMAGAFKVHNTVREPLAALRVHLKDATISSDDFSGVGDIDPYVKVMVNKHLIYRTSYFSETKNPVFNNVIYIPITSENQNVSLHMYDYQKVGKDRLVGIYQISSSKLIRKDSDTGRYIPKFTDEKSLKCILVNNKGKTMKSFMNLSCSVVPAIPVYYPHELPAVDQLAERVEKKKQEFEEEQIELKKEMDKNPKEYEVVEAEDKFEKDIKKLNRKERMNIDQLMEHNSGICSFQLVESSLSPSSVYLQLLYDDIAFPVSISQKSNAGKIPPESGNFFVRDLKHSTMTFRITKKPIVKNVDDVVTETTVSTSSVLKEAIEDPTTISFKNGAQVKIRLLFNPTAIELPLSETVLDTGILDTTFISADDVPSHDRNGKSDPMIIVRIDGEKIFQSAVVKKTLNPVWNEKVKLPVPSRSRNKIAVQVYDWDRAGSNDLLAETEWDVRDMTPKKEESFTLKLSPQGTVKFKSTFIPNYNRPPVDVSEGGLAGASLKAVGNVANFGVDTVSGVAQVGAGVTGAGVGAMTGGLSKGSRLLKGFGGKRSKNGGESRDSNDGKTSSSSSVSNFGFDPSVPNTSYASVRAQTAPTVSAKGDSSIQDPHGAIHKRSLSAASNFSRSTIPGSHKGKATIIGAENLGKAVQVRVSLAQGGRIRHLHRTHERKADENGVCQFNEVVDFKATGDSSIVLGAVAHHKFSKDTELGVSQINLSDPQLQQEGQVALRLGSGHVIFKIEYPLDGEIPPTPEIPNKYK; from the coding sequence ATGCTTCAAGAAGAACCGAGAACCGGCAGGCCAATTCCTGTTGGTGCCGAGACTCCTGGTGATCCTGTTACAGCGGATAACAATCCTCTCTTACAGGCCAGGACTTCGGAAAGTGTTAGTTCTGGGAAGAAAAGCAAAGAGACCagagatgaagatgagCAAGAAAAGCTTCCCGACGTGATTCCTGTTAGTGCTGCTCAGAATGTTGTGAAAATGTCTCCACCAAACAAGGAGGGTGCCATTGACAATATTCCGTTAGAGGTGCTTGATCCGAAGAGGTTCAAAAGAGCCCCTCCAAGGGAAAGTAATATGGTGGACACTTCAATTGATACGGCAACGTATCGGGCAGATCAACAGAAGATTGAGAGCCTCACTAAGAGTATTGAAGAGGAGAAACCTGAATATTTGTTCCCCTGGTTCTCTGTTGGAGGATTTAATGTAGTCAAGAATCCTGCTACTCAGATGAAATCCTCTCGTGTTGTGAAGTCGTATGTTGTGGAAAACTACTACAACGATTGGTATAGTAACACTGCTGGTGTTGTCGGTACttgcttcttctcttgGTTACTTTCTTacttgaacttttcatgGTGGTCCTTGGGATTTGTGTTCTTTTGCACTGCATCCGTGTATAGAGCAGAGTTCCGTCGATTCAATAGAAACATTAGAGACGatatgaaaagaatcacCGTCGAAGAGACCTTGAGCGACCGTACCGAAAGTTCAGTATGGCTGAACTCCTTCCTATCCAAGTTCTGGACAATTTATATGCCAGTTTTGTCCCAACAAGTTAAGGATGCAGTTAATCCACAGTTAGCTGGTGTCGCTCCTGGGTACGGTATTGACGCGTTGTCCTTGAATGAATTCACTCTTGGTACCAAGGCTCCAACCATTGATGCCATTAAATCGTACACCAAGAAAGGAGATGGTGTCGTGGAAATGGATTGGACTGTATCTTTCACTCCAAATGATGAATCAAACATGACTCCAAAGGAAGCCAAGAACAAAATCAACCCAAAGATTGCCTTGGGTGTTACTATTGGTAAAGGGTTCGTTTCAAAATCGTTACCGGTGTTGATGGAAGACATTAATGTGGCTGGTACTGCCCACATTACACTGAAATTTGGTGATGTTTTTCCTAATATCAAGACTGTTTCTGTCTCCATGTTAGAGCCACCACTAATCGATTTCGCTTTGAAGCCAATTGGTGGTGATACTTTAGGGTTGGATATCATGTCGTTCTTGCCGGGTTTGAAGACATTTGTTAAGACTATGATTAACTCAAATGTTGGACCTATGTTGTATGCTCCAAACCAATTAGATattgatgttgaagaaattatgGCTGCCCAATCACAGGATGCCATTGGCGTCGTAGCTGTCACCATTGACTCTGCTTCTGATTTGAAAACTAGCGATATCTTGTCTACTTCTGTTGATCCCTACATTAAATTCACAACAGAGAAGGGTATCATTGGCAATGAGAATGATCTTCGCACCACAGTTAAATCAGATACGAGGAATCCTCGCTGGAATGAGACTAAATACTTGTTAGTGAATTCATTGGATCAAAAGCTAAACCTAACTTGTTACGATTTTAATGATGTCAGAAAAGACGCACTTATTGGCTCATTCGACATTGACCTTTCAGAGTTATACCAAAAGCCTGCTCAGGAACACTTATCTAAGGATTTGGTGGCCAGAGGGAAATCAAAGGGTGTTTTGAACTACAGTATAGACTGGTTCCCTGTCatggaaaaagaaggtaCGAAGTCGGCTGAAGAATCTTCTGAAAAGGCTGATGCAAGCGATGATGAGGATTCTGAAGGAAGTGAGGATACGGAGACTTCTGAGAACGATTCTGATGTCGGAATCATGAAATTTACTTTACACAAGGTCAAgtatttgaacaaatctgCTGCCCTCACAGGATTTTTGTCTCCCTGCGCAGAATTGTTTATCGACGGTAAGAAGGTAAAGTCGTATAGGACCTTGAGACGTATTAATGAACCATCCTGGGAAGAAACGATCGAAATTTTGATTccatcaaaatcaaagtCCGAACTTTCTCTAAAACTTTATGATGATCAAATGCACGGCAAGCGCCAATTGGCCGAATACACAGCTTCAATGGAAGATGTTATAGAACTATTTGAACAAGGACAAACTTTTGTACAGGCCTCTCCGCAAGGTGAGATCTACATTACCTCAAGCTGGAAACCAGTTGCCATGGCAGGTGCTTTCAAGGTTCACAATACCGTACGTGAACCATTGGCGGCCTTGAGAGttcatttgaaagatgcTACTATCAGTAGCGACGATTTTTCTGGTGTCGGTGATATCGATCCTTACGTTAAAGTAATGGTGAATAAACATTTGATCTACAGAACAAGCTACTTTTCGGAGACCAAGAATCCtgttttcaataatgtTATTTATATTCCAATCACCTCAGAGAATCAAAATGTATCATTGCATATGTATGATTATCAAAAGGTTGGTAAGGACAGGTTGGTAGGTATCTACCAAATCTCCTCTTCTAAGTTGATAAGAAAGGATAGTGACACAGGCAGGTACATTCCGAAATTTACTGATgagaaatctttgaaatgtATCTTAGTTAATAACAAAGGTAAAACAATGAAGAGTTTTATGAACCTCAGCTGTTCTGTTGTTCCTGCAATTCCTGTTTACTATCCTCATGAGCTTCCAGCCGTTGATCAGTTAGCGGaaagagttgaaaagaagaaacaagaatttgaagaagagcaaattgaattgaagaaggaaatgGATAAAAACCCTAAGGAATATGAAGTGGTTGAAGCCGAAGATAAATTCGAAAAGGACATCAAAAAGCTAAACAGGAAGGAGAGAATGAATATTGATCAATTAATGGAACATAACTCTGGTATTTGTTCATTCCAACTTGTTGAGTCATCTCTTTCACCATCTTCTGTCTACTTGCAATTACTGTATGACGATATTGCTTTCCCTGTATCCATTTCACAAAAATCTAACGCAGGTAAAATCCCCCCTGAATCTGGAAACTTCTTTGTTCGTGATTTGAAGCACAGCACTATGACCTTCCGTATTACGAAGAAACCAATCGTTAAGAATGTTGATGATGTCGTCACTGAAACCACTGTTTCAACCTCATCAGTATTAAAGGAAGCTATTGAGGACCCAACCACCATTAGTTTCAAAAATGGAGCCCAAGTCAAAATCAGACTTTTATTCAATCCAACTGCTATTGAATTGCCATTATCAGAAACTGTACTCGATACTGGTATTTTGGATACCACGTTCATCTCTGCTGATGATGTACCAAGTCATGACAGAAATGGCAAATCAGATCCTATGATTATCGTGAGAATTGATGGGGAAAAGATCTTCCAATCGGCTGTAGTTAAGAAAACATTGAATCCTGTTTGGAACGAAAAGGTTAAACTCCCAGTCCCATCGAGGTCCAGGAACAAGATTGCTGTCCAAGTCTATGACTGGGACAGGGCAGGCTCTAATGATTTATTGGCTGAGACGGAGTGGGATGTACGCGATATGACCccaaagaaggaagaatcTTTCACCTTGAAATTAAGCCCACAAGGAACTGTCAAATTCAAGTCTACTTTCATTCCAAATTACAACAGACCACCTGTTGATGTCAGTGAAGGTGGGTTAGCTGGTGCATCCCTAAAGGCTGTTGGAAATGTCGCCAACTTTGGTGTTGATACCGTGAGTGGTGTCGCCCAAGTCGGTGCCGGGGTAACTGGTGCTGGTGTTGGCGCTATGACAGGGGGGTTATCTAAGGGTAGCCGTCTATTAAAAGGATTTGGTGGTAAGAGATCTAAAAATGGCGGAGAAAGCAGGGACTCTAATGACGGAAAAACGTCCAGCTCATCTTCCGTGTCGAATTTTGGATTCGACCCATCTGTTCCCAACACTTCGTACGCTTCTGTTCGAGCTCAAACGGCACCTACGGTATCTGCGAAGGGGGATTCCAGTATCCAAGATCCACATGGTGCAATTCATAAGAGGAGTTTGTCTGCTGCTAGTAATTTCTCGCGTAGTACAATTCCTGGTTCACACAAGGGTAAAGCAACCATTATTGGCGCTGAAAACTTAGGCAAAGCTGTCCAAGTAAGAGTCTCATTGGCACAAGGTGGGAGAATTAGACATCTACATAGAACTCATGAACGTAAGGCTGATGAAAATGGAGTTTGCCAATTCAACGAAGTTGTCGATTTCAAGGCTACTGGTGACTCAAGTATTGTTCTTGGAGCAGTTGCTCATCACAAGTTTAGCAAAGATACTGAACTAGGTGTGTCACAAATCAACTTGAGTGACCCTCAATTGCAACAAGAGGGACAAGTTGCCTTGAGACTAGGCAGTGGTCATGTTATATTTAAGATTGAGTATCCGTTAGACGGTGAAATTCCGCCAACTCCAGAAATCCCAAACAAGTATAAATGA